From a region of the Erythrobacter neustonensis genome:
- a CDS encoding response regulator transcription factor, whose product MDVVNIFLTSDLGTGLEDFVHDQRRFTFDRLWPEGPRRLVEGPMWAFVDWVMPDLAGLEMCRRLRADPRTLDAHVTMVLEEDDPEDRRRALRAGADDYVIGPLTRTAVLDRVLALQSRCGEHQATRRFALGALTIDMAALQARWNDVPIALRPNEFRLLRFLAENPGRVLTREDLISGLGKREPPIDERTVDVWIGRLRRAIKTAGGGNPLRTVRSLGYVFDLT is encoded by the coding sequence ATGGATGTGGTCAATATCTTCCTGACGAGCGATCTGGGGACGGGTCTGGAAGACTTTGTCCACGATCAGCGCCGTTTCACCTTCGACCGGTTGTGGCCGGAAGGGCCGCGGCGGCTGGTCGAAGGGCCGATGTGGGCCTTTGTCGACTGGGTGATGCCTGACCTTGCCGGACTGGAGATGTGTCGCCGGCTGCGCGCCGATCCGCGCACGCTCGATGCGCATGTGACGATGGTGCTCGAAGAGGACGATCCCGAGGATCGCCGCCGTGCGCTGAGGGCCGGGGCCGATGATTACGTGATCGGCCCGCTCACCCGCACCGCGGTGCTCGACCGGGTGCTGGCGCTGCAATCGCGCTGCGGCGAGCATCAGGCGACGCGGCGCTTTGCGCTGGGCGCGCTGACGATCGACATGGCGGCATTGCAGGCGCGCTGGAACGATGTGCCGATTGCCTTGCGCCCCAACGAATTTCGCCTGCTGCGCTTTCTGGCCGAAAATCCGGGCCGCGTGCTCACCCGCGAGGATCTGATCAGCGGGCTGGGCAAGCGCGAACCGCCGATCGACGAGCGTACCGTCGATGTCTGGATCGGCCGGCTGCGGCGCGCGATCAAGACGGCGGGCGGGGGCAATCCGCTGCGCACCGTCCGGTCGCTGGGGTATGTTTTCGATCTGACCTAG
- a CDS encoding TonB-dependent receptor domain-containing protein, with the protein MTTAKRLAGLLLLTTSLTLPSVLHAQEAPPEDDAAAAAQDPDAAVEDDTAVEETDISLPGGGIIVTGRRNRDPARTSGQVLSVLSEADIARSGEGDIAGALTRVSGLSLVGSGRVFVRGLGDRYSLALLNGLPLPSPEPLSRVVPLDIFPTSVIASSLVQKTYSANFPGEFGGGVINLTTKAIPTESFLTLSLSGSGDTETTFQNGLTYFGSDYDTFGFDNGNRDIPGVLQGAIANGTRINDLSAAQQRQLAGQIMPLNLVTLQKYDELPMNFSASLTGGTSFEVGDGNYLGIIATAGITNTWRNRNVTSQQFGDAQAGQILFDSQNFITDNKALVNALIGIGLDIGEHTIRWTNLYIRDTLKTARLATGTDSFTDVARPFDFQTQQTGWFERQLIDSQIVAEFDFDAFELDLRGGYARTDREAPYNAIVPYIRTNIPNDPFGDKFVVDVGALVGGTERIQVGFEDLQEELWFGGADVTFDVTDTLSLTTGYAYSDTTRRSSSFIIRPLVGSSADRTSILRALGLRQPGLIFNGATLATDANGVGFFDITVSDPTPFPVFDAALTVHAGYGLARYRPTDRLSIEAGVRYEDGLQVAAPDPAFGGSNLANPTRIANDYFLPSATVTWEAVDDLQLRLSASQTIARPQFRELVEQTYFDPESNRRFRGNPFLVDSELLNLEARAEYYFGGPRRVSLAGFFKKIDNPIENFLITAPGIIETSYANAPEAELYGAELDLAYGIGLESWGGFFASKQFLILANYTYTQSSISVGAADLAPIPGATGQLASQLFDDGAPLVGQSDHVANLSLGIEDDDKVQQFTVMFNYASERVTLRGGALPDVVEDPGLTVDVVARTEVKLGRLPLELSFEARNILGRDNFEYQEINGNRAEINTYDVGTSFSVGLKAEF; encoded by the coding sequence ATGACCACCGCCAAGCGCCTTGCCGGGCTGCTGCTGCTCACCACTTCGCTGACGCTGCCGTCGGTTCTGCACGCGCAGGAGGCACCGCCCGAGGACGACGCGGCCGCGGCAGCGCAAGACCCGGACGCCGCGGTTGAGGATGACACGGCTGTCGAAGAGACCGACATTTCGCTGCCCGGCGGCGGGATCATCGTGACGGGCCGGCGCAACCGCGATCCGGCGCGCACCTCGGGTCAGGTGCTGAGCGTATTGTCCGAAGCCGATATCGCGCGCAGCGGCGAAGGCGACATCGCGGGCGCATTGACGCGGGTCTCGGGCCTGTCGCTGGTGGGCAGTGGCCGCGTCTTCGTGCGCGGGCTTGGCGATCGCTATTCGCTCGCGCTGCTGAACGGCCTGCCGCTGCCCAGCCCCGAGCCCTTGAGCCGCGTCGTCCCGCTCGACATCTTCCCGACCAGCGTGATCGCATCCAGTCTGGTGCAGAAAACCTATTCGGCCAACTTCCCGGGCGAATTCGGCGGCGGGGTGATCAACCTCACCACCAAGGCGATTCCGACCGAAAGCTTCCTCACATTGAGCCTTTCGGGCAGCGGCGATACCGAGACGACCTTCCAGAACGGCCTCACCTATTTCGGTTCGGATTACGACACCTTCGGGTTCGACAACGGCAACCGCGATATTCCCGGCGTGCTGCAAGGCGCGATTGCCAACGGGACGCGGATCAACGACCTGTCGGCGGCGCAGCAGCGCCAGCTTGCCGGGCAGATCATGCCGCTCAATCTGGTGACGCTCCAGAAGTATGACGAACTGCCGATGAACTTCTCCGCCAGCCTGACCGGCGGGACATCCTTCGAGGTCGGCGATGGCAATTACCTTGGCATCATCGCGACTGCCGGCATCACCAACACTTGGCGCAACCGCAACGTCACCAGCCAGCAGTTCGGCGATGCGCAAGCGGGGCAGATCCTGTTCGATTCGCAGAACTTCATCACCGACAACAAGGCGCTGGTAAACGCGCTGATCGGGATCGGGCTCGACATTGGCGAGCACACGATCCGCTGGACCAATCTCTATATCCGCGACACGCTCAAGACCGCGCGCCTCGCTACCGGCACCGACAGCTTCACCGATGTCGCACGGCCGTTCGATTTCCAGACCCAGCAGACCGGCTGGTTCGAACGCCAGCTGATCGACAGCCAGATCGTCGCAGAGTTCGATTTCGACGCTTTCGAGCTCGACTTGCGCGGCGGCTATGCCCGCACCGACCGCGAGGCGCCCTATAACGCGATCGTGCCCTATATCCGCACCAACATCCCCAATGATCCCTTCGGCGACAAGTTCGTGGTCGATGTCGGCGCGCTGGTGGGCGGGACCGAGCGGATTCAGGTCGGTTTCGAGGACTTGCAGGAAGAGCTGTGGTTCGGCGGCGCGGATGTCACCTTCGATGTCACCGACACGCTGTCGCTGACGACGGGTTATGCCTATTCGGACACGACGCGGCGCTCGTCGAGCTTCATCATCCGCCCGCTGGTCGGTTCGAGCGCGGATCGCACGTCGATCCTGCGCGCGCTGGGCCTGCGCCAGCCGGGTCTGATCTTCAACGGGGCGACGCTGGCCACCGATGCCAATGGCGTGGGCTTCTTCGACATCACCGTGTCCGATCCCACCCCCTTCCCCGTGTTCGACGCCGCCTTGACGGTGCACGCAGGCTACGGCCTTGCGCGCTACCGCCCGACCGACCGCCTCAGCATCGAGGCAGGCGTGCGTTACGAGGACGGCCTGCAGGTCGCCGCGCCCGATCCGGCCTTCGGCGGCAGCAACCTTGCCAACCCCACGCGGATCGCCAACGATTATTTCCTGCCCTCGGCCACGGTCACGTGGGAAGCGGTGGACGATCTGCAACTGCGCCTTTCGGCCTCGCAGACGATCGCCCGCCCGCAGTTCCGCGAGTTGGTCGAACAGACCTATTTCGATCCGGAATCGAACCGCCGGTTCCGCGGCAACCCCTTCCTCGTCGACAGCGAATTGCTCAATCTGGAAGCGCGCGCCGAATATTACTTCGGCGGCCCGCGCCGGGTGAGCCTTGCCGGGTTCTTCAAGAAGATCGACAACCCGATCGAAAACTTCCTGATCACCGCGCCCGGCATCATCGAGACCAGCTACGCCAACGCGCCCGAAGCCGAGCTTTACGGCGCGGAGCTTGATCTGGCCTATGGCATCGGGCTGGAAAGCTGGGGCGGGTTCTTTGCGAGCAAGCAGTTCCTGATCCTCGCCAACTACACCTATACGCAGTCGAGCATCAGCGTCGGCGCCGCCGATCTGGCCCCGATCCCCGGCGCGACCGGCCAGCTTGCCAGCCAGCTGTTCGACGACGGTGCGCCGCTGGTGGGTCAGTCGGACCACGTGGCCAACCTCTCGCTCGGCATCGAGGATGACGACAAGGTCCAGCAGTTCACCGTGATGTTCAATTACGCGAGCGAGCGCGTGACGCTGCGCGGCGGGGCTCTGCCCGATGTGGTCGAGGATCCGGGCCTGACCGTGGACGTGGTCGCGCGCACCGAAGTGAAGCTCGGCCGCCTGCCGCTCGAATTGAGTTTCGAGGCGCGCAACATTCTGGGCCGCGACAATTTCGAGTATCAAGAGATCAATGGCAACCGCGCCGAGATCAACACCTACGATGTCGGCACCAGCTTCTCGGTCGGGCTGAAAGCCGAGTTCTGA
- a CDS encoding class I SAM-dependent methyltransferase has product MTSKNLTGLLAKDFGQTPSASRTTGEKLFTLAFAAVQWPWLLKSLYGGTKAHKAQLLARIGLDDDALPHLGSWKADTFLLHRIVDEIEARRPRVVVELGSGATSLVIARALALHGGGQLHSYDQHEPFVGEVREWLSENGLAARFHHAPLASRDPAWPGLWYDLAEVPARIDMLVIDGPPWVVHPYVRGMAERLFDRLVPGGIVLLDDAARPGERVVARRWRKDWPGIDFRYEGGGTKGLLVGRKPV; this is encoded by the coding sequence TTGACCTCCAAAAATTTGACGGGCCTGCTTGCCAAGGATTTCGGGCAAACACCCAGCGCATCGCGCACCACCGGCGAAAAGCTGTTCACGCTGGCCTTTGCCGCGGTGCAATGGCCGTGGCTGCTGAAAAGCCTGTATGGCGGGACCAAGGCGCACAAGGCGCAGCTTTTGGCGCGTATCGGGCTCGATGACGATGCGCTGCCGCATCTGGGTAGCTGGAAAGCGGACACCTTCCTCCTCCACCGGATCGTCGACGAGATCGAGGCGCGCCGCCCCAGGGTGGTGGTCGAACTGGGTTCGGGCGCGACCTCGCTGGTGATCGCCCGCGCGCTGGCGCTGCATGGTGGAGGCCAGCTGCATTCCTACGATCAGCACGAACCGTTCGTGGGCGAAGTGCGCGAGTGGCTGTCGGAAAACGGACTGGCCGCGCGCTTCCACCACGCGCCGCTCGCCTCGCGCGATCCGGCGTGGCCGGGGCTATGGTACGATCTGGCCGAAGTGCCCGCGCGGATCGACATGCTGGTGATCGATGGCCCGCCATGGGTTGTGCATCCCTATGTCCGCGGCATGGCCGAGCGCCTGTTCGACCGCCTTGTGCCGGGCGGGATCGTGCTGCTCGACGATGCCGCGCGCCCGGGCGAACGGGTGGTCGCGCGGCGCTGGCGTAAGGACTGGCCGGGCATCGACTTCCGTTACGAGGGCGGCGGCACCAAGGGGCTGCTGGTGGGTCGCAAGCCGGTCTGA